From Polaribacter haliotis:
TACTTTTTCATTTATCAATTGCGAAGGCAAGTGGTAATAGTAGTTTGAATAATTTTATGTTAATTATTATACCCGAAATTATAACCAATTTTGAAAAATACCATGTTTGCGACAAAGGTCTAGCACAAGAAGGTATTAAAGAACACTTAGAAATTTACAAAGCTATTGAAAAAGGAGATCCTAAGTTGGCAAAGCAAAAAATGAAAGATCACTTTAAAGTGTTATATCAATACTGCTACAATTTAAAATAATTTATTAAGCATACTTTTTATATTTTTTAATATTATCCACTTTTTAATTAAAGACGGTTGGATATTCTACTAAAAAAACATATATTTGGTAAACCAAATTGGTTAACCAATATTTTAATTAAAACAAATCAAAAATGAAGATAAAAGGCTTAAGATGGTGGGTTGTAGGTCTTGTGGCTTTAGCTGCAGTTGTAAACTATATAGATAGACAAGCTTTTGGTGCTTTATGGCCAGATATTGCTAAAGATCTATTTCCAGAAATGGATAAGGATGGACATAAAGCAATATATGGTACAATATCAACAGTATTTATACTTTCTTATGCAGGAGGACAAGCGCTGTTTGGAAAAATTTTCGATTGGATAGGAACCAGAATTGGTTTCGCTATCTCAATTGGTGTATGGTCTATTGCAACAATGTTGCATGCATTTGCCCAAGGATTATTAAGTTTTTCAATTTTTAGATCTTTATTAGGAATTGCAGAAGCAGGAAATTGGCCTGGAGCTGCTAAAGCAAATGCTGAATGGTTTCCAACAAAAGAAAGGGCGCTGGCTCAAGGAATTTTTAATTCTGGTGCAGCAGTAGGTGGTATAGTAGCATATCCAATAATTGGATTGTTATCTGTTTATCTAGATTGGAAATCAATATTTATTGTTGTAGGTATTCTTGGACTCTTATGGTTAGTACCTTGGTTATTTATTGTAAAAGGTGATCCAAAGTCTCATCCTTGGTTATCAGACGATGAAAGAAATTATATCTTATCTGGTCAAAAAAATCAAGATATAGATAAAGATGGAAATTATGATGAAGGATATGCACCAAATACAGGTGAATTATTAAAGCATAAAGAGAGTTGGGGAGTAATAATTGCGTCAGCTGCAATTGATCCTATTTGGTGGCTATTTATTGTTTGGATTCCAATCTATTTGTCAGAAGTTTTTGGAATGGATGTTAAAGAAATCGCATTTTCAGCATGGGTACCTTATGTTGGAGCAATGGTTGGAGCTATATTTGGAGGGTTACTTGCCAAAAATAGACTTTCAGCTGGTTGGTCTGTAGATAAGACAAGAAAAATGACGATTACCCTAGGTTGTTTAATTATGATTCCTTGCTTCTTCTTATTAAAAGCACCAGGATCTGCAACGAATGCAGTAATTATTATGGCAGTTTTACTTTTTGGATTTCAAATAGCAATTGGAAATATACAGACATTACCAAGTGATCTTTTTAGTGGAAAGATTGTTGGAACACTATCTGGGTTTGCAGGAATGGCAGCTAAACTTGGTGCAGCAGGGCTTACAATTCTAGTAACATTTATAACAACAGGTGGAAATTATACGCCTGCATTCATAATTGGAGGAGTTTTAGCTTTAATAGCTTTATTTGCTGTTTGGTTTTTATGTCCAAAAATAGCACCATTGAAAGCAAGAAATTAAATTAAAAAAAAATAAATTAAAAGAATTAAATAAATAAATATGAGTAAATCAGAAGGTAGAGTAGCAGTAATAACAGGAGCTACTGGAGGAATAGGTTTTGAAGTAGCTAGAAGATTAGGAAATGACGGTTTTACAGTTATTCTTAATGGTATAGATGATGAAGCTGGAGCAGAAAGAATTAAAGAATTAACTGCGGCAGGTATTTCTGCAGAATACTATGGATTTGATGTTACAGACGAAAATGCAGTAACTTCAAATATCAATACAATTGGAGAAAAATATGGTAAAATAGATGTGCTTGTAAATAATGCAGGTGGTTTAGGAGGAAGATCTCGTTTTGAAGAAATGACAACTGAATTTTATAAGTTTGTAATGGCTTTAAATCTAGATTCTACTTTTTATGCTTCAAGAGCAGCAATTCCTTTCTTAAAGAAAAGTGATTATGCTTCAATAATTAATTATACATCTAATGCAGGATGGAATGCAGGTGGACCAGGAGCAGGAATCTATGGTACATCTAAAGCAGGAGTCCATGCAATTACAAGAGCTTTAGCAAAAGATTTAGCAGAATATGGAATTAGAGTAAACGCAGTTTCTCCAGGAACAATTGACACTCCTTTTCATGCACAAATTAAAGCTACTAAACCAGAAGTTTTTGCTTCTTGGGCAAATAATATTATGTTAGGTAGATTAGGAAACCCAGAAGATGTAGCAGGTGTTGTATCTTTCTTAGCTGGTAAAGATTCTGCTTTCTTAACAGCAGAAACTATCCAAGTTGGTGGTGGACAAGCATTAGGAATCTAACAAGATTTTTTTTTGAATTGATTAAACCTCTCTAAATTTATTTAGGGAGGTTTTATTTTTTATTGGAAGAATCTCTAACAATTAACTCAGCATTAAGAATAATTTTATTCAAGCTTTGTTCGATTGTTTCATTATCAACATATTTTAAAAAGGTTTTTGCTGCTTGTTTTCCAATTTCTTCACTATGTTGGTTTACACTTGTAATTGTTGGAGAAACCATATCTGTAAAAGGTTCGTTACCAAAACCAACTAAAGCAATTTCATTTGGAATAGAAATGTTTTGTTCTTTTAAAACTTGTAATGCACCCAAAGCAGCATAATCTCCTGCTACGTATATTGCATCTGGTTTTTTCTTCAATTTTAATAATTGAAGCATTTTTTCTCTTCCATCTTCAATCGTTAAACCACTTTCTGTAAGAAGTTCAGCATCCAAAGGTAAATTATACTTTTTTAGTGCATCTACATAACCACGAATTCTATTATTATAAATTCTTGTACGTTTATAACCTCCTATATGTGCAATTCTTTTACAACCTTTTTCAAATAAATGCTTAACTATTAGGTGACTACTATTATAATCGTCTATACCAATATAATCTACATTTAAATCGTTTTCACCTCTGTCAAATAAAATCAATGGAATTCCTTTCGATTTTACTTTTTCATAAGAACTTAAATCTACAGTTTCATTTGCCATAGACGCAATAATTCCATCAACCTGTGTAAATAATAAGGCATTTATATTATCACATTCTTTTTTATATGATTCGTTCGATTGCGTAATAATAATATTATAACCTTCTTTATTTAAGACTTCTTCAATATTTTGAATTACCGATGAAAAAAAATTACTATTAGTCCTTGGAACAATAACACCAACCAATTTAGATTTTCCACTTCTTAAAGCACTAGCTAAATAATTTGGTTGATAATTTAAGTTTTTAGCAACTTGTCTAACTGCTTTTTTTGTTTTTTCACTTATCCTAGAATCATTGTGTAACGCTTTAGAAACTGCTGCTGCAGAAATATTTAAAACATTTGCAATATCTTTTATGGTAGTTTTCTTTTTAATAGTCAATTTTTTTATATATTTGCTTAATCGTTTAAGCAAATATAGTGCGCTTAAGTTTATAATCAAAATTAATACTAAAATATGGATTTTGATTTTATTTTGACAATCTGCTTAAACGTTTAACCAAAATAAAATATTATATTAAAATAAGAATTAAAATGGCAAAAGTAGTAACATTTGGAGAGATCATGTTAAGATTGGCTCCTCAAGGATTTTTAAGATTTTCACAAGCAAATAATTTTGATGCTATTTATGGTGGTGGAGAATCTAATGTAGCAGTTTCTTTAGCAAACTATGGAGTAGATGTAGATTTCGTAACACGTTTACCAAAAAATGATATTGGTGCTTGTGCAATGATGGAAATGCGTAAAAGAGGTGTTGGTGTTGATAAAATTGTATATGGAGGAGATCGTTTAGGAATTTATTTTTTAGAAACAGGAGCAGTTTCTAGAGGTTCTAAAGTAGTTTATGATAGAGCGCATTCTGCAATTGCAGAAATAGAATCTGGTATGATAGATTGGGATGTAGTTTTTGATGGTTGTGAATGGTTTCATTGGACTGGAATTACACCTGCAATCTCGCAAGGAGCTGCAGATGTATGTTTAGAAGCTGTTAAAGCTGCTAGTGCAAAAGGAATTACGATTTCTACAGATTTAAACTATAGAGCAAAACTTTGGAATTTCTGTGACGATGCTCATAGAGAATCTATAATGACAGAATTAACTTCTTACTGTGATATCGTTTTAGGAAATGAAGAAGATGCAGAAATGCATTTCGGAATTAAGCCAGATGGAGCAGCAGTACAAACTGCAGGACACGATGTAAAAGCAGAAGCTTTTTTATCTGTTTGTAAGCAAATGACAGAAAAATTTCCGAGAGCTAAAAAAGTAATTACAACTTTAAGAGGTTCTATATCTGCTTCTCATAATACTTGGGCAGGAGTTTTATATGATGGTAAAACAATGTTACAAACACGTCAATACCAAATTACAGATATCGTAGATAGAGTAGGTGGAGGAGATTCTTTCATGGGAGGTTTAATCTACGGATTATTAAAATACCCAGAAGACGACCAAAATGCATTAGACTTTGCAGTTGCAGCATCTTGTTTAAAACACACAATTAAAGGTGATGCAAACTTGGTAACAGTTGCAGAAGTAGAAAAGTTAATGGGAGGAGATGCATCTGGAAGAGTTGCTCGTTAAAAATAGAATAGTATAATTATTTGAATTTAATTGAGCTTTTGGTATTTTATTGAAGGCTCAATTTTATTAATTTAAAACATAAATTATGGCACAATTTTCAAGATTAGAAGTTGCACAAGTTATGAAAGATACAGGAATGGTTCCTTTGTTTTTTCATAACGATATAGAAGTAAGTAAAAAAGTTTTAAAAGCTTGTTACGATGGTGGAGCTCGTTTAATGGAGTTTACTGCAAGAGGAGATTTTGCACACCAAGTTTTTGGAGAATTAACAAAATATGCAATTAAAGAATTACCAGGAATGGTAATGGGAGTAGGTTCTGTAACAGATGCAGCAGCAGCTTCATTATATATGGCTTTAGGAGCAAATTTTATTGTAACTCCAGTTTTAAGAGAAGACATTGCAATTGCATGTAATCGTAAAAAAGTTTTATGGTCTCCTGGTTGTGGAACTTTAACTGAAATTGCTAGAGCAGAAGAATTAGGTTGCGAAATAGTAAAATTATTTCCTGGTGATATTTATGGTCCTCAATTTGTAAAAGGAATTAAAGGCCCACAACCTTGGACGAGTATTATGCCAACTGGTGGTGTTTCTCCAACAAGAGAAAATTTAGAAGGTTGGTTTAACGCTGGTGTAACTTGTGTTGGAATGGGATCTAAATTAATGGCTAAAAATGCTGATGGTAGTTTCGATTACGCTACAATAGAAAGTAGAACAAAAGGAGCTTTAGATATTATTAAGTCTTTAAGATAAGAACTATCTTTATCTTCAAAATATTTAAACCCTTCAATTAATATTGAAGGGTTCTTTACTTTTTTATAAACCAATTTTGTACGTTTAAAATAACATAAGATGAAATACAATAAAGCAATATTTTACATGATTTATAGTGTAATTGCATTTTCTTTAATGAATGCAGTTGTTAAGTATTTAACCTCTTTTAATGTATATCAAATTGTGTTTTTTAGATCTGTTGGAACTTTGGCTTTTACAATTCCGTTGATTTTAAAATATAAAATTCCAATTCTTGGAACACATAAAAAGTTATTATTTATAAGAGGTCTTATTGGAGTTATTTCTTTAACTTGTTTTTTTGAATCGTTAAATTATTTGGCAGTAGGTACAGCTGTTTCTTTAAGATATACATCTCCAATATTTGCAGCTATTTTCTCTTTAATTTTCTTAAAAGAAACCATTAAACCCATACAATGGTTGCTATTTCTTTTAGCGTTTGTAGGAGTTTTAATTATAAAAGGATTTGGAATTGATGTAAATACAATTGGACTTTTATTAGTAATTACCTCCGCAATTTTTTTAGGTTTAATCTTTGTAGTAATTAGAAAAATTGGAGATAAAGAACATCCACTTGTAATTATTAATTATTTTATGGTTATGGCATTTGTTTTTGGAGGAATTATGTCTATTAATTATTGGAAAAACCCCACTATAATTGAATGGTTATTGCTATCTAGTTTAGGTGTTTTCGGTTATATTGGGCAGTTGTATATGACGAAAGCATTTCAGTTACATGAAACAAATGTTATAGCTCCACTAAAATATTTAGAAGTTATTTTTATGATTATAATTGGGGCAACTTGGTTTGGAGAAATCTATAATCTATGGACTTTACTCGGAATATTTCTAATTTTATTAGGCTTGGTATATAATATTTATTTGAAAAGTAAAAAGAACATTTAAATTAGTTTTAAAAAAAATCCCAACTTATATAGAGCTGGGATTTTTTGTTTAAATAAACCTTTTATTTTTATATTAAAAACCAGCTCCAGGAGCTTCAGGACTTGATGCCTGAGCTTTCTGTGGATTTAGAATCATATAAGTTCCCAATGCAGTTAATGCTGCATATTTTCCATAATTACCAATCTTTTTTAGAGCGTCTTTACGAGTAATTTCTTGGGTGTTTTTTATGTTTTTCTTCATAATGTTATTTCTTTAAGATTATCGTAAGTTATTCTAAGATTATTTTTTTGTTTAATCTTCCTTTTTCTGTATTTAATTGAACAATATAAACTCCTTTTGCTAATTTTGGAAGGTTAATGTCCATATTACTATCAGATTTAAAACTAGAGGACATTACTTGTTTTCCTAATATATTAAACATAGAGATTGATACTTCACCTTGTTGTAAACCTGTAATTGTTAAGTTTTCGTTATTTCTCTTGTAAATATTTACACCTTCAAAAGCTATATTTTCTGTTGAAAGAACTGTAGCAGTTGTTGTGTGAATAAAAAATCTACCAACTCCATTTATACTTGAGTCTAAAGTAAAAGTGTAGTCTTCATCGTTTAAATTAGTAAAAATCTTTTTTTCTCTATCCTCTATGAATACGTTAAGATTGTTAGGTAAATTTAATGCAGTTGCAGAAAAAGTAATTTCTTTATTTGCACTAGCTTTAACTCCAACTGGTATTACCATGGTTTCTATTCCAGAAATTGGTAAAGCTTGTTTCATAAAATTAACCCCTTCATTATCACTAACTAATTGAGTAAAAACATTAAGTGCTGATTCTTTACCTGTAAATGTACCAACGTCAAAACTTGGATCTAATCCTTTAGTTTTATCATCTAAATAATTAACATCTGTAGATTCTGTTTTTGTTCCGTCAGTAATATATAATTTAATTGAAGTAGTGCCAGTATTAGAAGATTTATAAAATGTAACAGGAGTTTGATAACTTAATTTACTAGCGTCAATTATAAAATTATCTGCATCAGAATTTGCCGCATTTACAAAGAAACCTTGTCCTGGATGAATATAATCTGTAGTTGCCAACACATCGTATCCAGCTCCACCAGATTTATTATTATCCCAAACATAGACATTTTTATGTGTAGCAGTTAAGCTTGTAGTATTACTTGCAATTAAATCGCTAACAAGAATATAAGAAGAATATGGATTACCTTTTAAATTCCAATTATTTGTACTTTGTGTAATTGAACTCATTAAGTTATCTGTTTTTATTGCTCCTGTAAATTTAATATAAGAGTTAGACATTGCATCTCTTTTAATAGAATATCCTTGTCCAGTTGCAAACGTACCAGAATTTGCAGCATCTGTTGCATAGATCCAATCTCCATCTGCATCTACGCCATTTGTATAAGTAGCAATTGCAACATTTGTACCTGTTCCTGTTGTATCATCAATATCGTTAGTACTAATCCAACTTCCATCATACATAGCCCCAACTACTGGACTAGATAATAGATGCCAATTAGTATCATTAGCTTCAACTCTATAAGTTACTTCACCAGTAAAAGAATTAAAAACTCTTAAAGAACCTCCAGATTCAATATATAATTCAGATGCTGGATCTACAGTTACAGTATACCCAACTGCATCTTTATTTGAATTTATTTTTGGTGTACTTGCTGTACCTGAAGGAATTGAGACGTCTGTAGATATATCTGGAACAATATTAGTACTCCAATTGCCTTTAGTATTCCAACTAGTACTGCTACTACCATTCCATACATTTGTAGGTTCGACTGGGTTTAGCTCTCCAATATAGATGTCTGAAAAGACAAAATCTTTAAAATAATCTGGTGCAACTTTAGAAAGAGTCCCAGAAAACACCCAGTTAGGGGCTACTGAACCACTGGCATTACCTGCAGCTGCCCAACCTCTTAAACCATGATCTGTTCTTGTGCCTTGTCTCATCATATATGATATGTTAGAATTACCCTGATTAACAATTACTGCACTTGTAGTTATTTTAAAATCTGTTGGATTGTCGTCATAAGATCTTGCAAAAACAGTTTGTCCATAACCATATTCACCTGTTTCTGACCCTAAAACAGGATCATCATAATCTAAATAAGAAACGGAATCATATAAAACCCATTTAGTTGTGTGGTCTCCTGTAGCATCAATAATACCATCATTATCAGAATCAATATCTAAATTTTTTGGATTTTCAGTTGCTGAAATTAACATATATGTTGCACTACCATCTGTAAGGTTTCCATCATACCCAATATTTGGAGTTGTAGATGCTACTGCATCACTATCATTACTTGTTACATCAAAACCAGCTTCACCAATTAAATTAATTGTTAAAACTGTTGAATTTGATGCTGCTAATTGTGTTGCATAAGGATTTGTTGTATCTGTATCTGCTACGTCCACATCGTTATAATTTGCAACTAAAGATAGAATACCATTTGAACCAAAAGTTACATTACCCGGATCATAAGCATCAAAAAGAATTGCTTCTTTAACTTTCCCCATGTCTGTTTTCCCACTTTCACCATCTCCCTCTACCATTATAAGGTATAAATTGGCAGGTACAGTTGCATTTGCAGTACCTCTTATTTCGTATAGCTCATTAGTTAAATCGCTTGTGTTTGGACTTGGAATCATTGTGTTTAAATAATACCCTGTGCCTGTAGGAATATTATCGAATTGAGAATATCCTATAATAGAGGATAATAATGTTAATAAAAGTAAAGTTTTTTTCATATTAGAAAGAATTAAATTAATATAATAATTTGGTTTACCAAATTGGTTTGTCAAACTGGTTAACCAAATATATTTTTCAAATATATTTTTTATTTAATTAAAATCAAAGCATTTAACTAATAAATGTATGTTATTTTACCTTTAATATGTTTTAATTTAACAGCAGTAGTTGTTATTTATTAGTTTTAAAGTCGAAATGAAGAGAATAATGTAAAAATTGACTTGGTAGATTTTTTATGTAAATGAATTTATAAGCGTAAAATTCATTTTATTAAATCTGATAAAAAGGTAGTTTATTTGGCATACAAATAAACCCAATGATTGTTTTCTTTACAAAAAAAAGAGTTTTCTTGAATACTTTCTAAGTTACCTTTCTCAATAAAAAAAGCATTAAAACGAACAGTGTTTTCAGTGGAATTTAAGAATTCTAATTTAACCCAATCTACAGATTTTGTCCACTTTTCTAATTCTTTATATTTATGTTTAGAAAGTCTAGTAGAACTATGATGACTTTTAGAGAGGTATTTTATATCAGCTAAAACAAAAGCACTGTACCTAGAACGCATTAATTGTTCTGCAGAAATAACATTTTTTATATTATTGTGGGCTATCTCACAACAATCTTTATATAGATTTTCTGGGTTACAAGGACAATTCATAATTAATTTAAAAGTGTTGTTTCTTCTTTAATTCGAAAACACCTTTCTTCACCTAGAAAAAGCGGGTTTCCATATTTTTCTGACCAAAAACCATCTAAAATATCTCTAGAAATACATCTGTAAACCACTACACCTTTATAGATGGTGTTTTCATCTCCTTGATAATTAAAGTTAATAACTAAAATATTATCCTTAAAAAAGCCAGTTCCAAATTGTTGTTGATTTTTGTTTATCAACCATTTAGCAACAATTCTATTATTGTTATCTAGAGATAAATTAAGAGTTCCTTTATAAGATTTTTCCTCCTCATTTTGATTACTTCCAATAATGGAAAATGTGCCAACTAAATCTTTAATTTTCATTTCGTTTATAAATTTAAGGTGATTTTATTGAAATTTCAGGTATAAATACCTGTTTTTTTATATAAAATAAAACTTAAATTTGTTTTAAATTAATTATTTTATAATTCATTTAAAAACAAAAGTTTATGAATAAAAAAACTACATTAATCTTCTTTTTTTTATTGACAAATACATTACTTGTTTTTTGTCAAAATTCAATAAACACTTCTAGTGGAAATGTAAAAACAAACAATGGCTCTTTCACTTATAGTGTTGGTCAGATATTTAACAATCAGTATTCTTCTACAAAAGGAAGTATTTCTTTTGGCGTACAAAATGCTTACGAAATATACACAACATTAGGTTTACTAAATACAGATATCAATTTAAAAATGGCTGTTTATCCTAATCCCATAGTTAATAATTTAAATCTTTCAATTAAAAATTATATAACTAAAGATTTAACTTTTGTTATATATGATATTCTTGGAAAAAAACAAATCGCAAATAAAATATTAGCCGAACAAACTATTATTAATGTAAAAAAACTACCAAACACAATATACTTCTTAAAAATAATAAAAAATAACAAACCTATAAAGATTTTTAAAATTATTAAAAAATAATATTATGAGAAAAGTATTTACACTACTGCTGTTAACTTTAAGTTTGAATTTAACTGCACAATCACCTCAAAAAATAAATTATCAAGCTGTTGTTAGAAATGCTAATAATGAACTTGTAAAAGAAAAAACCATAGGAATACAAGTAAGTATTTTAGAAGATTCTGCTAACGGAATTATTGCATATCAAGAATTACACACTGTTGCAACAAATATAAATGGTTTAGTTAATTTAGAAATTGGAATGGGATCTATCGTTTCTGGTGATTTTTCTACAATTAATTGGGGAGAAAAAAAAACATTTATAAAAACAGAAATAGATTTAGATGGCGGAACTTCTTACACTATTTCTGGTACAAGTGAGTTAGCAAGTGTGCCTTATGCTTTATATGCAAAAAATTCAGGAAGTTCTACTCCTGGTCCAAAAGGTGATGTTGGAGAAAAAGGCGATAAAGGAGAAACTGGAGCTACAGGATTAAAAGGTGATGTTGGAGAAAAAGGCGATAAAGGAGAAACTGGAGCTACAGGATTAAAAGGTGATGTTGGAGAAAAAGGTGATAAAGGAGAAACTGGAGCTACAGGATTAAAAGGTGATGTTGGAGAAAAAGGCGATAAAGGAGAAACTGGAGCTACAGGATTAAAAGGTGATGTTGGAGAAAAAGGTGATAAAGGAGAAACTGGAGCTGCAGGATTAAAAGGTGATGTTGGAGAAAAAGGTGATAAAGGAGAAACTGGAGCTACAGGATTAAAAGGTGATGTTGGAGAAAAAGGTGATAAAGGAGAAACTGGAGCTACAGGATTAAAAGGTGATGTTGGAGAAAAAGGTGATAAAGGAGAAACTGGAGCTACAGGATTAAAAGGTGATGTTGGAGAAAAAGGCGATAAAGGAGAAACTGGAGCTACAGGATTAAAAGGTGATGTTGGAGAAAAAGGTGATAAAGGAGAAACTGGAGCTACAGGATTAAAAGGTGATGTTGGAGAAAAAGGTGATAAAGGAGAAACTGGAGCTACAGGATTAAAAGGTGATGTTGGAGAAAAAGGCGATAAAGGCGAAACTGGAGCTACAGGATTAAAAGGTGATGTTGGAGAAAAAGGTGATAAGGGGGAAACTGGAGCTACAGGATTAAAAGGTGATGTTGGAGAAAAAGGTGATAAAGGAGAAACTGGAGCTACAGGATTAAAAGGTGATGTTGGAGAAAAAGGTGATAAAGGAGAAACTGGAGCTACAGGATTAAAAGGTGATGTTGGAGAAAAAGGTGATAAAGGAGAAACTGGAGCTACAGGATTAAAAGGTGATGTTGGAGAAAAAGGTGATAAAGGAGAAACTGGAGCTACAGGATTAAAAGGTGATGTTGGAGAAAAAGGCGATAAAGGAGAAACTGGAGCTACAGGATTAAAAGGTGATGTTGGAGAAAAAGGTGATAAAGGAGAAACTGGAGCTACAGGATTAAAAGGTGATGTTGGAGAAAAAGGTGATACTGGAGAAAAAGGAGATACAGGTGCAGATGGAACTGCAAGTTTTCCAACAGCAGTTGCTGGAAATTTAATTACTTATGATGGTACAAATTGGGTAGCCAAAACATTCTCAGCACGAGCTCAAAATACTGGTGGTAACCTTCCAATAAATATAAGAACCCCATATTTAGGTGTCAACTATATTATTGCATTGCAAGGAACTTTTCCCTCTAGAAGTTCTGCTTCACCTTTTATAGCAGAAATTATAATGTTTGCGGGAAACTTCGTACCTAGAGGATGGGCGTTTTGTGAAGGGCAACTTTTACCAATAAGTAGCAACACAGCCTTGTATTCTATAATTGGAACAATTTATGGTGGAGATGGAAGAACAACTATGGCACTGCCAGATTTAAGAGGTAGAACTCCTTTACAGCCTGGAAATGGACCTGGATTAACAAGTTTAAGATTAGGTCAAAAAGGAGGTGTAGAGTCTGTTACGTTAAATTCAACTACTTTACCAAGCCATAGCCATGCAATTGTTTTTGAATAAAAAAATATTAAAATTATATTTTTGTTTTATAACAATAATAGGTTCTAATTTAATATATTCTCAAAATTCCCATAAGTCAGATTTATGGGCTTTTGATATTTTAAATATTCCTGAAAACAAAACAAAAGGAAAAGATCTAACCCAAATTACAATTGCTGTAATAGATGATGGTTTTATGTTATCTCATAAATCTATTGCTTCTTTCTTGTATAAAAATACTTCAGAAGTAGAAAATAATTTTATAGATGATGATGGTAATGGTTATATAGATGATTTTATTGGTTGGGACATTGCAGATGATGACAGTAATGTAAATATTCCTGAAGGTAAAGAGGCTAATTATTATCATGGAACTTATGTAGCTAGTTTAATAACAAGAATAGCATCAATTCATTATGGTGCTTTAGCCAAAGATTATATTAAAATAATGCCCATAAAAGTTTTAGAAGACAATGCAAATAATACATATTTAAAAAAGGGTTATGATGGTGTAAAATATGCAATAGATAATGGTGCAGATATTATTTGTCTATCATGGAGTGGTGGTTTTCCTACAGAAAAACAAAAAACTCTTATGAAACAAGCGAAAGCGAAAGGTATTATTATAGTTTCTTCCGCGGGTAATTTTAATGAGCGCAAAGTTTTATATCCAGCAAACTTTAAAGAAGTAATTGCTGTTGCTGGAGTTGGTGTAGATTTAGAGAAGGGAAAATTTTCTAATTTTGGTGATAAAATATCAATATCTGCACCATCAGAATATGTAAAAGGTGCATACCCTGTTCAGAAAAATGCTTATATACATGATAATGGAACTTCCGCTTCTGCAGGCCTTGTAGCAGGTGTTATTGCTTTGTTGAAAAGTAAGAATCCATCTTTAAATAAAGAAGAAGTAGAAGCAATTATTAACAATTCTTCAAACTCAAATAGTACAGAGAAAAATAAATATTTAGGGCTATTAGGAAGTGGAATTATTGATGTTGAAAAGGCAATT
This genomic window contains:
- a CDS encoding T9SS type A sorting domain-containing protein, which produces MKKTLLLLTLLSSIIGYSQFDNIPTGTGYYLNTMIPSPNTSDLTNELYEIRGTANATVPANLYLIMVEGDGESGKTDMGKVKEAILFDAYDPGNVTFGSNGILSLVANYNDVDVADTDTTNPYATQLAASNSTVLTINLIGEAGFDVTSNDSDAVASTTPNIGYDGNLTDGSATYMLISATENPKNLDIDSDNDGIIDATGDHTTKWVLYDSVSYLDYDDPVLGSETGEYGYGQTVFARSYDDNPTDFKITTSAVIVNQGNSNISYMMRQGTRTDHGLRGWAAAGNASGSVAPNWVFSGTLSKVAPDYFKDFVFSDIYIGELNPVEPTNVWNGSSSTSWNTKGNWSTNIVPDISTDVSIPSGTASTPKINSNKDAVGYTVTVDPASELYIESGGSLRVFNSFTGEVTYRVEANDTNWHLLSSPVVGAMYDGSWISTNDIDDTTGTGTNVAIATYTNGVDADGDWIYATDAANSGTFATGQGYSIKRDAMSNSYIKFTGAIKTDNLMSSITQSTNNWNLKGNPYSSYILVSDLIASNTTSLTATHKNVYVWDNNKSGGAGYDVLATTDYIHPGQGFFVNAANSDADNFIIDASKLSYQTPVTFYKSSNTGTTSIKLYITDGTKTESTDVNYLDDKTKGLDPSFDVGTFTGKESALNVFTQLVSDNEGVNFMKQALPISGIETMVIPVGVKASANKEITFSATALNLPNNLNVFIEDREKKIFTNLNDEDYTFTLDSSINGVGRFFIHTTTATVLSTENIAFEGVNIYKRNNENLTITGLQQGEVSISMFNILGKQVMSSSFKSDSNMDINLPKLAKGVYIVQLNTEKGRLNKKIILE
- a CDS encoding YchJ family protein: MNCPCNPENLYKDCCEIAHNNIKNVISAEQLMRSRYSAFVLADIKYLSKSHHSSTRLSKHKYKELEKWTKSVDWVKLEFLNSTENTVRFNAFFIEKGNLESIQENSFFCKENNHWVYLYAK
- a CDS encoding T9SS type A sorting domain-containing protein, whose amino-acid sequence is MNKKTTLIFFFLLTNTLLVFCQNSINTSSGNVKTNNGSFTYSVGQIFNNQYSSTKGSISFGVQNAYEIYTTLGLLNTDINLKMAVYPNPIVNNLNLSIKNYITKDLTFVIYDILGKKQIANKILAEQTIINVKKLPNTIYFLKIIKNNKPIKIFKIIKK
- a CDS encoding tail fiber protein, with translation MRKVFTLLLLTLSLNLTAQSPQKINYQAVVRNANNELVKEKTIGIQVSILEDSANGIIAYQELHTVATNINGLVNLEIGMGSIVSGDFSTINWGEKKTFIKTEIDLDGGTSYTISGTSELASVPYALYAKNSGSSTPGPKGDVGEKGDKGETGATGLKGDVGEKGDKGETGATGLKGDVGEKGDKGETGATGLKGDVGEKGDKGETGATGLKGDVGEKGDKGETGAAGLKGDVGEKGDKGETGATGLKGDVGEKGDKGETGATGLKGDVGEKGDKGETGATGLKGDVGEKGDKGETGATGLKGDVGEKGDKGETGATGLKGDVGEKGDKGETGATGLKGDVGEKGDKGETGATGLKGDVGEKGDKGETGATGLKGDVGEKGDKGETGATGLKGDVGEKGDKGETGATGLKGDVGEKGDKGETGATGLKGDVGEKGDKGETGATGLKGDVGEKGDKGETGATGLKGDVGEKGDKGETGATGLKGDVGEKGDTGEKGDTGADGTASFPTAVAGNLITYDGTNWVAKTFSARAQNTGGNLPINIRTPYLGVNYIIALQGTFPSRSSASPFIAEIIMFAGNFVPRGWAFCEGQLLPISSNTALYSIIGTIYGGDGRTTMALPDLRGRTPLQPGNGPGLTSLRLGQKGGVESVTLNSTTLPSHSHAIVFE